In Scomber japonicus isolate fScoJap1 chromosome 11, fScoJap1.pri, whole genome shotgun sequence, the genomic stretch CTCACCCTTTTTATTAAAGGTATTATAGGTTTAAACTGAGCAATATTTAATTATTGTGAAGACagcagtcatttttaaaatgtcagaaaatcaatttcagtgcttctttttttaaacagaaacaatACTTCACCAAGAGAAACTTCACTTTTTCTCATCTATTACTCCCTCTAATGTACCATTAACTAGGTTTCTGTGGGAGGAAATCAACTCAGTTTGAAGAATATTAATTCAGGGTCATCAGTAAGATGGAAGtgacatttttgttatttttgttttgggtgATAAATATATCCTTATTGCCAGGCTTGAACTATGAATTTTTCACTCTAGTAAGTATTAAGAAAAGTAATCATACATTGCTACCCAGCTCTGTTTAAGCTAATATATCAACAGATTCTCACAGATgctaaacttgttttttttttcaggaaacagaaggagcaggaagaggaggagaaggagaggaggaaggaggagaggttGCGGAAGCGAGAGCAGAAGTTgcgggagagagaggagaggaggaaccTGAAGAAAGTGAGGCgacagcaggaggaagagcagaagaaGCTGCAGATGAAAATCGCCATGGAGGAGAGGCGACTGCTGCTCGCTCAGCGTAACCTGGAATCTATTCGGCTCATCGCTGAGCTGCTGGCCAGAGCCAAggtacacatgtacacaaacatacacaaaacgCATCCAAATGAGTATACATACATGCTGTACAACAGTACACTTCTGATTTAGGACATTTGGACCTGCAAACATGCTGTGTTACTGAACTTCATCTGAGCATTGTTTCCACAAAATGTTCCACAGTTAGGAGTTTAAATTTAATATTGATAGTAAAGAAAACGCATAACAAAATACAGCAAATATGAGATGATATAAACATGTACGCAGTCTGAACTAGAAGGTTTGCTTGGACAGTTGGGTTTTTATGTTAGGGTTCACCTTTTTTtcaaggaatagtttgacactTTGGAAATGTGCTTATGCATTTTCCTGCTCTCATAACCGTACGTAAAATATGAATACAAGACTCCAAGAAGTCAGTTTGCAGTTGGCCAAAAAAATAGTCCAGCACATATCCTCCAGTAAAACTAGAACTTTactgcacttttttttgtacgaattaaacacaattaaaaatgcatgataTAAAGTTTTCTATACTTTGAATCTGTTTTTCCACTTCCCAGGTTTACACCTTTAGCTGTACTGTCTTTGAACTTCTGTGTTttgcaaatgtgtttattgcTTTTTCTTCATGATGACAAAAATTATGGAAATAGATTTTTGTTAGTGTTAATTATGTTAGTGTTGAAGGTGCTGGTTGGGGTGATTTTGTTACCTCTAGAGAAAAAACTGGCTAATCATCTCTGCCTGTTTCACAGTAGAATAACTTTTTAATAATTTGCAATAATAAGGAGCTTGtgtgatttgtaaaaaaaaataataataatttgacaaCACTGTAACATTGTTTCATAGAGGATTTGAGTCAGCACAGCATCTCACCCCGACTAACTTGATTTTGGATTTAATGCTGGTGCAGAACTATTTAGAAGCTTTAATCTCCAGCTTGTACAACATGATCAATGACAgcatattattttcttttttcttttttttcatcttttttgtttctttcatctttacctacactgtctcctcttcctccacaggccctgaagcagcagcagcaggagaaagagagagcggaACGGGAGgaacaggaaaggaaggagcaGGCGCGACAGAAGGAGGAGTTGGCCCGACTTCAGCAGCTAGAAGCCTGTCGACGCAAGCAGGAAGAGGAGCTCCGGAgggtggaggtggagaaggaCAGAGCACTGGAGCTCCAGCGACGAGAGAAGGAGCTCAGGGAGAGACTGCTGTGCAACATGTTGAAGAAGACAAGCGAGAAAACCACAAGACATTCAGACACTCAGGACGAGGCTGGACTTGTGATGAGGGACGAGGCCTCAGATCCCGGCgatgatgatgtaatgctgGGAGCTCTGGGCCACGTGAATGGAGTGAGAGCAGTTGAGAGCAAAGAGAAGCAGGCGTCCAAATCTAATGTGCACTCCCAGGTTTCAGGGAaaaacagaggaacagacaggaagaaagacagggagcAGAGGAGGGAAGACGCGGTGAGGAGCAAACACAGCCTGGAGAGGGCGAGAGACCGGGGGGACCGCTCCAACAAAGAGAGGAGCTCCCAGAGCCGGGGCAGGAAGAGACGCTCTCATAGCtacagcaggaggagaaggagctcCAGCCATCACAAGAGGAGCTCCAGCCGTCACAGGAGGAGCTCCAGTCACCACGGCAGCAGGAGGCGCAGCCACAGCCACTACAGCAGGAGCACCAGCTCCAGCCGGGacaggagcaggagcagcagtGGGAGGAGTTACAGCAGGGGAAGGAGCCACAGACATAGCCACCGAAGATACAGCAGAGGCAGCTCCAGGAGCAGCAATAAAAGTAGAGACAGGGGGAGTCAAAGTCGGTACAGTCGAAAATACAGGAGACACAGCACAAGTAGAGACAGGAGTCACTCCAGACGACGTTAAACTCAGCAGTATTAACAATTCACTGGTTGAGATATTCCCCATTTATGGCCTTGCAATAAAAGTTAAACAGATTCATGAGTTTCCCAGAATCAGCTTTAGGGagttgtttttccctttttttaaatttcatattgTTGGATTGAAGCAACAATTTTATTTGtgtaaatattgaatatttttaccTTAAACATTTACTAAACATTTGGAGTGAGGTACCCTAAAACACTCAAGTTAAGAACACTGACCAAGTTTTAATTTCAGGCTAATATCAGCTCACAGTCTGTAGACGGTCTTGTCATCTGCATTTCTTTATCAAAACACCTGTTAATGAActtcatttcctcctgttttGTCATCATGCATAAATAACTGTGAGCTCTAAAAAATTAACAGGTACAGAGAACACATTGAGTTGGTTATATTTGATGAAGCAGGAGTTTGATCACCACACTTGTAGCCTGGTTTTAGAAGAAGTAaagcttcatcttcatcttctacaGACATCAACATGGAgtttaagccttttttttttctttttttagaacAAGTGTCCTACAAGCTCCTGAACTACTTCTCATGGCTGCTATAAGTGTGAACACTTTTTAGTGGACTACTGATCTAAAACTAATGGCTGCTGTTTCATTGTAAATGTGAAGTTTTAGACTTTAAGACTTTACCTCTATGTTTAGGCTGACTAGCAGACCAGTCGGCTTCATAATCCTGCGTTAGCTGCCTAAAGTATTTATTAGAATACTGCTTCAGTATTGGCTGCGTAGCTGTTCAGcagcacagaaaaacacacaagtgGATTCTACAGCGACAGACTTTTGAGGTCTAGCTACGCAGCAGCATTATTTGATGATCACATAGTTTCA encodes the following:
- the akap17a gene encoding A-kinase anchor protein 17A isoform X2 gives rise to the protein MTVSVALPQLKLPGKSISNWEVMERVKAMVAPEQFSVLRISKSTMDFIRFEGEVENKTVVKGLLSRLDGKSIKLSGFTDVLKVRAVENKVDFPTRHDWDSFFRDAKDMNETVPGERPDTIHLEGLPCRWFSQKDSQFPDRPSEEVLIAVFQMFGKVRNVDIPMLDPYREEMLDKNFNTFSFGGHLNFEAYVQYQEYCGFTKAMDTMRSMKLMLKGEDGKAVACNIKVAFDTSKHLSETALKRRSLDRMKLQELERQREEQKRREKEEEERRKEEERKQKEQEEEEKERRKEERLRKREQKLREREERRNLKKVRRQQEEEQKKLQMKIAMEERRLLLAQRNLESIRLIAELLARAKALKQQQQEKERAEREEQERKEQARQKEELARLQQLEACRRKQEEELRRVEVEKDRALELQRREKELRERLLCNMLKKTSEKTTRHSDTQDEAGLVMRDEASDPGDDDVMLGALGHVNGVRAVESKEKQASKSNVHSQVSGKNRGTDRKKDREQRREDAVRSKHSLERARDRGDRSNKERSSQSRGRKRRSHSYSRRRRSSSHHKRSSSRHRRSSSHHGSRRRSHSHYSRSTSSSRDRSRSSSGRSYSRGRSHRHSHRRYSRGSSRSSNKSRDRGSQSRYSRKYRRHSTSRDRSHSRRR
- the akap17a gene encoding A-kinase anchor protein 17A isoform X1, whose protein sequence is MTTIVHDTTEAVCLSAEYNLYLKPIAKMTVSVALPQLKLPGKSISNWEVMERVKAMVAPEQFSVLRISKSTMDFIRFEGEVENKTVVKGLLSRLDGKSIKLSGFTDVLKVRAVENKVDFPTRHDWDSFFRDAKDMNETVPGERPDTIHLEGLPCRWFSQKDSQFPDRPSEEVLIAVFQMFGKVRNVDIPMLDPYREEMLDKNFNTFSFGGHLNFEAYVQYQEYCGFTKAMDTMRSMKLMLKGEDGKAVACNIKVAFDTSKHLSETALKRRSLDRMKLQELERQREEQKRREKEEEERRKEEERKQKEQEEEEKERRKEERLRKREQKLREREERRNLKKVRRQQEEEQKKLQMKIAMEERRLLLAQRNLESIRLIAELLARAKALKQQQQEKERAEREEQERKEQARQKEELARLQQLEACRRKQEEELRRVEVEKDRALELQRREKELRERLLCNMLKKTSEKTTRHSDTQDEAGLVMRDEASDPGDDDVMLGALGHVNGVRAVESKEKQASKSNVHSQVSGKNRGTDRKKDREQRREDAVRSKHSLERARDRGDRSNKERSSQSRGRKRRSHSYSRRRRSSSHHKRSSSRHRRSSSHHGSRRRSHSHYSRSTSSSRDRSRSSSGRSYSRGRSHRHSHRRYSRGSSRSSNKSRDRGSQSRYSRKYRRHSTSRDRSHSRRR